GTGACGATCAAGCAGGCGGGCGACGCGGCCCAGCAGATCAGCGAGCTGGCCGGCACCACCAACCAGCTGCTCGACGAGCAGGGCCGGCCGATGATGGCGAACCTCAACAAGACGATCGCGTCCGCCCAGCAGGCGGCCGACAGCCTGAACGATCTGGTGAAGTCCGCGAAGCCCGGCGTCGATACGCTGAGCAAGCAGACCGCGCCGCAGATCGACCAGCTCGTCCGCGACCTGTCCGACATGGCGGAGGCGCTGAACCAGACCGCCAATCGCCTCAATTCCGGCGGCGGCGGCGTGTTCGGTCGCAAGCTGCCCGACTACAAGCCCGGCCATTGAGAGCGGAGAGACCCATGAAGACCCGCATCCTCGCCCTCCGCCCCGCCCTCCTGCTCGCGCCGATCCTGCTGGCCGGCTGCGTCAGCTTCGGGGCCAAGGTGCCGCCCCAATTGCTGCGGCTGTCGCCTGTCGCCGAGGCGCCGGCCAATGCCGGCGAGGTGCTGGGCAAGGGGCTGGCGGTCGCCGTCAGCTATCCCTCCGCCCCGATCGAGCTGTCCAACAACCGCGTGCCGGTGCGGACGGGCGCGACCCAGATCGCCTATGTGAAGAACGCCCAGTGGATCGACGCGCCGGCCCATCTCTTCCGCGACCTGCTCGCCGAGACGATTACGGTGCGCACCGGCCGGCCCACCGTCACCCCGCGCGAAGCCTCGCTGGCGCAGGGGCCACGCCTCGCCGGGCGGCTGCTCGCCTTCGGCATCGACGCCGGCGCCAACCGCGCCGCCGTCTCCTATGACGCGACGCTGGTGCGCAACGACGGCCAGATCGAGGCCCGCCGCTTCACCGCCACCGCCCCGGTCAGCGGCGCGATCACCGAAGCCAGCGCCGGCACCGCGATCAACGCGGCGGCAAACGACGTCGCCGTGCAGGTCGCGGACTGGGTAGGACGCTAGGCGGCAGGCCGGGAGCGACGATTCGCGGTCTATGGCCCCAACCCTCCCGCTTTTGCAGGAGCGGGCCAAAGACGTGGCGATTTTCGCCCCAAGAGGCGCTCCTTCGCGATAGCTCGTCACCCCGGACTTGGTCCGGGGTCCGGTCCCTTGGATTTCGGCTGGACACGGAAGAAGCGGAAATCTCCCCTCCCTGAAAGGGAGGGGTCGGGGGTGGGTTCGCCCGAGGCGGGCATGACCGCGATACGAAGACCGCTCCCGTTCAGGGAGGAGCTGTCTGGCTCCTTCCGTCCCAATTGTTGCCGTCCGGCGGATCAGATGGCGCGCCTGATCATTGCTGCTAAGTGATATGGATCATGCGGCTGTATTGGAGCGGCTGATGGGTGTGATCGCGTTCGCCGATGTTGGGAAGCTGGCACTCGTCACCCTTGCGGTCGCCGGGACGGCCAGCGTGCCGGGGCCGTCGCACGCGTCCACACCGATCACAATGCTTCCCAACCAGCTTTGCGGGCGTTCGGTGCCCGGGGAAATCAATGTTTGCGGCTCAAGGCTGAAACGCGCGGACGTAATACGACTTCACGATCTCGCGACTTGCCTCGCATCCCAACACGAAAAAAGCAGTCGGGAGGCGCTTTCGGCCTACATCCAATCGGCCGATCTTTCCCGTTTTCAGTCGATCTTTGCGTCGGACAACAGCTGCAAATCCGGTGGCGGCTTGCATGTCAGCCCGATTCTTCTGAGCGGCGCTTTCGCCGAGGCCCTGCTTGTTGCCGGATCGCCGAGAGCATCATCTCATGGCACGCCGCTCACGCCCGCTCCGCTGCTTCCTCAGGATGGAATGATGTCATGCTTCATGGCCTCGGGCAGCGCTGAGGCCATGACGCTCGTCAAGACCCCGCTCTATTCGCGCAGAGAGCAGGCGGCAGTCGCCAATGTGACCGCAAGGCTGCGAACCTGCCTGCCAGCTGGCGCCCAGGTTCGAACGAACCTCGCGGCCTTCCGCGCGGTCATCGCCATTCGTCTGTTTGCCCTAAGCTCGCATATGGAAACGGATTTCGCACCGATTTCGATAGGCCCTGCAGAGCAGCCGCCGCGCATTTTGCGAGACCAGAGCGCGGTTATGCAAACGAACCCGCTGGCATTGCCCGCGCTGACCATCAGATTTCACCAAAAATCCGACAAGACTGGGGACTCGACCAAAAAGATCACTCATGTGGATCCGAACATGCCTGATGAGGCATGGATCGACAAAAGAATGGCGCAAGATCCCATGACGCAGACCGGCCCCGAGACGGGCGAGAGCACGGCCATAATGCCGGACTCGCCTCCCCAATAGGATTGCATCCGCAACAGCCTGCGATTGTCGACAAGGAGCCCGGCGCGGCATTCGGCCAGGAGCCCGGAAACGCAGCTTCTCTGGGGTTTCTGCCTAACAACCGCCACGCCATAAGGATGTCAGGTCAGGTCAGGCCAGGCTGCGGCTGACCTGCTCGAACACGTCCTTGCTCAGCCCCGGCGTCGCGACGATCCGTTCCAGTTGCGCCTTCATCAGCGCCGAACGGGCAGGCTCGAACCGACGCCAGCGGCCGAGCGGCGGCACCAGCCGTGCCGCCGATTGCGGGTTCAGCGTATCGGCCGCCAGAATCATGTCCGCCACGAAGCGATAGCCCCGCCCGTCGGCCGCATGGAAGGCATATTGGTTGGCCGCGAACGCCCCGACCAGCGACCGCATCCGGTTCGGATTGGCGAGGGTGAAATCCGGGTGCCTGGCGAGGCGTTCGACCGCGTCCGCCGTATCCTCGCGCATCGCAATCGCCTGCGTGGTGAACCATTTGTCCAGCACCAGCGCATCGTTGCGGTAGCGATCGT
This genomic window from Sphingomonas abietis contains:
- a CDS encoding ABC-type transport auxiliary lipoprotein family protein is translated as MKTRILALRPALLLAPILLAGCVSFGAKVPPQLLRLSPVAEAPANAGEVLGKGLAVAVSYPSAPIELSNNRVPVRTGATQIAYVKNAQWIDAPAHLFRDLLAETITVRTGRPTVTPREASLAQGPRLAGRLLAFGIDAGANRAAVSYDATLVRNDGQIEARRFTATAPVSGAITEASAGTAINAAANDVAVQVADWVGR